A single window of Engraulis encrasicolus isolate BLACKSEA-1 chromosome 20, IST_EnEncr_1.0, whole genome shotgun sequence DNA harbors:
- the smap2 gene encoding stromal membrane-associated protein 2 — translation MTGKSVKDIDRYQAVLTSLLAVEENKFCADCQAKGPRWASWNLGIFICIRCAGIHRNLGVHISRVKSVNLDQWTQEQIQSVQEMGNAKARRLYEAFLPECFQRPETDQSAEMFIRDKYERKKYMDKCIDIQTYRKEKSDAITKEPPVVFEKMKLKKDDSQRSTPKQSQSVNDLLGLDAPAPRAAVANGRPSPEVSPALDLFSSLPANTANSNRSTPASSSMPSGRVAASMPENLSLFLDPPGSRSDESLSAGGSKKLSKDSILSLYATGSSLSQNNMAAHAGMYLNPAHAQMGYPVASSPAAAAAAAAAANYSQYHQAHAHALAAAQAQAQVAQAQGGMMGAMIAPQMGMVAQPGGVMAQGGVVAPGGVVGAHPSVAATGAVGHPYMAQGMQMQAAGMMPGGGMGAVVGAPHPHQQQQQQAYAVQQSQQQLQWNMAQMNQMTQHMASMNFYGNNSGMMGYGQQMGGASSAAAAAPTQPANHMLGSHVWK, via the exons gTCCAAGATGGGCCTCCTGGAACTTGGGCATCTTCATCTGTATCCGCTGTGCGGGTATCCACCGCAACCTGGGCGTGCACATCTCCAGGGTCAAGTCTGTCAACCTGGACCAGTGGACACAGGAGCAGATACAG TCGGTGCAGGAGATGGGGAATGCCAAGGCCAGGAGGCTTTACGAGGCCTTCCTACCAGAGTGCTTCCAGCGGCCAGAGACAGACCA ATCAGCGGAGATGTTCATACGAGACAAGTACGAGAGGAAGAAATACATGGACAAGTGCATAGACATCCAGACGTACCGG AAGGAGAAAAGTGATGCCATCACTAAAGAGCCACCGGTGGTATTCGAGAAGATGaaactg AAGAAGGATGATTCGCAGCGGTCGACTCCCAAACAGTCCCAGTCGGTCAATGATCTGCTCGGACTAG aTGCCCCTGCCCCCAGAGCGGCAGTGGCCAATGGAAGGCCAAGTCCAGAGGTTAGCCCCGCCCTCGACCTCTTCAGCTCTCTACCTGCAAACACGGCCAACTCCAACAGAAGCACg CCTGCCTCCAGCTCGATGCCCAGTGGTCGCGTGGCAGCCTCCATGCCTGAGAACTTGAGCCTGTTCCTGGATCCCCCGGGCAGCCGAAGCGACGAGAGCCTATCAGCAGGGGGCAGCAAGAAGCTGTCCAAGgactccatcctctccctctacGCCACCGGATCCAGCCTCTCACAGAACAACATGGCTGCACACG CTGGCATGTACCTCAACCCTGCCCACGCCCAGATGGGCTACCCAGTGGCATCCTCaccagcggcggcagcagcagcagcagcagcagctaactACAGCCAATACCATCAGGCCCACGCCCATGCCCTGGCAGCTGCCCAGGCCCAAGCCCAGGTGGCCCAGGCACAGGGGGGCATGATGGGGGCCATGATCGCCCCCCAGATGGGCATGGTGGCGCAGCCCGGCGGTGTGATGGCTCAGGGAGGGGTGGTGGCGCCCGGGGGTGTCGTGGGCGCCCATCCATCGGTGGCGGCGACGGGGGCAGTGGGGCACCCTTACATGGCACAGGGGATGCAGATGCAGGCGGCAGGCATGATGCCAGGGGGGGGCATGGGAGCCGTGGTGggggccccccacccccaccagcagcagcagcagcaggcctacGCAGTGCAGCAGAGTCAGCAGCAGCTACAGTGGAACATGGCACAG atgAACCAGATGACTCAGCACATGGCGAGTATGAACTTCTATGGCAACAACAGCGGCATGATGGGATACGGTCAGCAGATGGGCGGAgcctcctcagcagcagcagcagcccccacGCAACCAGCCAATCACATGCTGGGGTCACACGTATGGAAGTGA